A portion of the Juglans microcarpa x Juglans regia isolate MS1-56 chromosome 1D, Jm3101_v1.0, whole genome shotgun sequence genome contains these proteins:
- the LOC121235302 gene encoding methionine--tRNA ligase, chloroplastic/mitochondrial, with protein MAAKMNQSIQNAIWLLNPLHHHPLSSKVKPRLHFRRQPFFVSSTSSSSMSSKRALFCTCTSSSADNNGLHDGGPFVITTPLYYVNAPPHMGSAYTTIAADAIARFQRLLGKKVVFITGTDEHGEKIATAAAAQGSNPSEHCNVISQAYKTLWKDLEIAYDKFIRTTNPKHEAIVKEFYSRVLANGDIYRADYEGLYCVNCEEYKDEKELLDNNCCPMHLKPCVMRKEDNYFFALSKYQKLLEATLTENPNFVQPSFRLNEVQSWIKSGLRDFSISRTSVDWGIPVPNDNRQTIYVWFDALLGYVSALAEDKEQSNLESAISSGWPASLHLIGKDILRFHAVYWPAMLMSAGLSLPKMVFGHGFLTKDGMKMGKSLGNTLEPNDLVRKFGPDAVRYFFLREVEFGNDGDYSEDRFINIVNAHLANTVGNLLNRTLGLLKKNCQSTLVADSTIAAEGNVFRDTVEKLVEKARVHYERLSLSSACEAILEIGNAGNSYMDERAPWSLFKQGGDASEAAAKDLVIILEALRIIAIALSPVTPSLCWRIYGQLGFSKDEFDSATWIETKWGGLKGGQVMAQPKPVFARIENQMEDEDGGEAAKKVVKNKDKVPQTQGVAEA; from the exons atggcagcgAAAATGAACCAGTCGATACAGAACGCTATCTGGCTCCTAAATCCTCTACATCATCATCCCCTCAGTTCCAAAGTCAAGCCCCGTCTCCATTTTCGTCGACAGCCCTTCTTCGTGTcatctacttcttcttcttccatgtcGTCTAAAAGAGCTTTATTCTGCACCTGCACCAGCTCAAGCGCTGACAATAATGGTCTCCACGATGGCGGGCCCTTTGTCATAACAACTCCGCTTTATTATGTGAATGCCCCTCCCCATATGGGCAGTGCTTACACCACTATCGCTGCCGATGCCATTGCCCGCTTTCAG AGACTGTTGGGAAAGAAGGTCGTATTCATCACTGGCACGGATGAGCACGGAGAGAAAATTGCTACAGCTGCGGCTGCCCAGGGTTCCAACCCAAGTGAGCATTGCAATGTCATTTCACAAGCTTATAAGACTCTCTGGAAAGAT TTAGAAATAGCTTATGATAAGTTCATTCGGACAACTAATCCCAAGCATGAAGCAATCGTGAAGGAATTTTACTCGAGGGTTCTTGCCAATGGTGATATATACCGGGCTGACTACGAGGGGCTATATTGCGTCAACTGTGAGGAATACAAG GATGAGAAAGAATTGCTGGATAATAACTGTTGCCCTATGCACCTTAAGCCATGTGTTATGCGGAAAGAGGATAACTACTTCTTTGCcctatcaaaatatcaaaaattatTGGAAGCAACTTTGACGGAAAATCCAAATTTTGTGCAGCCTTCATTCCGTTTAAATGAG GTGCAAAGCTGGATCAAAAGTGGGCTGAGGGACTTTTCCATTTCCCGAACATCAGTGGATTGGGGCATCCCAGTTCCTAATGACAATAGGCAAACTATATATGTGTGGTTTGATGCTTTATTGGG TTATGTATCAGCACTAGCAGAAGACAAGGAGCAATCTAATTTGGAAAGTGCCATTTCTTCAGGTTGGCCTGCCTCACTGCACTTGATTGGGAAG GATATTTTGCGATTCCACGCGGTTTACTGGCCAGCTATGCTAATGTCTGCTGGACTTAGCCTTCCAAAGATGGTGTTTGGCCATGGATTTTTGACAAAG gaTGGCATGAAGATGGGGAAGTCGCTAGGAAATACACTTGAACCAAATGATCTGGTTCGTAAATTTGGGCCTGATGCTGTCAGGTACTTCTTCCTTAGGGAGGTGGAATTTGGTAACGATGGGGACTATTCTGAAGATCGTTTCATCAATATTGTCAATGCACATCTTGCCAATACAGTTG GAAATCTTCTTAACCGAACTCTTGGACTTCTTAAAAAGAACTGCCAATCTACTTTGGTGGCTGATTCAACGATTGCAGCTGAAGGAAATGTATTCCGGGACACTGTAGAGAAGTTG GTTGAAAAAGCCCGGGTTCATTATGAAAGGCTTTCATTATCATCAGCTTGTGAGGCTATTTTAGAGATTGGCAATGCTGGTAATTCCTACATGGATGAACGAGCACCCTGGTCTCTCTTTAAGCAAGGGGGTGATGCTTCTGAAGCAGCTGCAAAG GACCTTGTGATTATATTGGAAGCATTGAGGATTATTGCAATTGCATTATCCCCGGTTACACCAAGCTTATGCTGGAGAATATATGGACAGCTTGGCTTCTCAAAGGACGAGTTTGACTCTGCAACatgg ATTGAGACCAAGTGGGGTGGGCTAAAAGGTGGTCAGGTCATGGCTCAACCAAAACCAGTCTTTGCAAGGATTGAAAACCAAATGGAAGACGAAGATGGGGGTGAAGCAGCTAAAAAGGTAGTGAAAAACAAGGACAAAGTGCCTCAGACCCAAGGTGTTGCGGAGGCGTAG
- the LOC121250274 gene encoding UDP-glucuronic acid decarboxylase 6 isoform X2, with product MAKEASNGDNHAATKPPPTPSPLRNSKFFQSNLRILVTGGAGFIGSHLVDKLMENEKNEVIVADNYFTGSKDNLKKWIGHPRFELIRHDVTEPLLVEVDQIYHLACPASPIFYKYNPVKTIKTNVIGTLNMLGLAKRVGARILLTSTSEVYGDPLVHPQEESYWGNVNPIGVRSCYDEGKRVAETLMFDYHRQHGIEIRIARIFNTYGPRMNIDDGRVVSNFIAQAIRGEPLTVQAPGTQTRSFCYVSDMVDGLIRLMQGENTGPINIGNPGEFTMTELAETVKELINPDVEISMVENTPDDPRQRKPNITKAKELLGWEPKIKLRDGLPLMEEDFRMRLGVPPKK from the exons ATGGCCAAGGAAGCCTCAAATGGAGACAATCATGCTGCTACAAAACCACCTCCAACCCCATCTCCTTTAAGAAATTCCAAATTCTTTCAG TCCAATTTGAGAATTCTGGTCACTGGAGGAGCTGGATTCATTGGTTCTCACCTTGTGGACAAGTTgatggaaaatgaaaagaatgag GTGATTGTTGCGGATAACTACTTCACTGGCTCAAAGGACAACCTAAAGAAGTGGATTGGCCATCCAAGATTCGAGCTTATTCGTCATG ATGTCACTGAGCCATTGCTAGTAGAGGTTGATCAAATATATCATCTTGCTTGCCCTGCTTCTCCAATCTTCTACAAATACAACCCCGTGAAG acaattaaaacaaatgtGATCGGTACATTGAATATGCTGGGACTCGCAAAGCGAGTGGGAGCAAG GATTTTACTTACATCAACCTCAGAGGTGTATGGAGATCCCCTTGTGCATCCCCAGGAGGAAAGCTATTGGGGAAATGTAAACCCAATTG GAGTGAGGAGTTGTTACGACGAGGGAAAGCGTGTAGCTGAAACTTTGATGTTTGATTATCATAGGCAGCATGggattg AGATTCGGATTGCTAGGATCTTTAACACGTATGGGCCCCGCatgaatattgatgatgggCGTGTTGTCAGCAATTTCATAGCTCAAGCAATCCG TGGTGAGCCCCTGACTGTTCAAGCGCCAGGAACCCAAACACGGAGTTTCTGTTATGTCTCTGACATG GTTGATGGCCTTATTCGACTTATGCAAGGAGAGAACACTGGGCCCATCAATATAGGGAACCCAG GTGAATTTACAATGACTGAACTTGCGGAGACTGTCAAGGag CTTATCAATCCTGATGTGGAGATCTCAATGGTGGAGAACACACCAGATGATCCTCGCCAGCGAAAGCCAAATATCACAAAGGCTAAGGAGCTGCTAGGATGGGAACCAAAGATCAAGCTGCGTGATGGACTTCCCCTCATGGAGGAGGATTTCCGGATGAGGCTTGGAGTCCCCCCTAAGAAATGA
- the LOC121250274 gene encoding UDP-glucuronic acid decarboxylase 6 isoform X1 has translation MYILCSADEFSQRTHSVKSKCFDRNVRRSVTNKTRKMLFSPTEFKTKLIAMAKEASNGDNHAATKPPPTPSPLRNSKFFQSNLRILVTGGAGFIGSHLVDKLMENEKNEVIVADNYFTGSKDNLKKWIGHPRFELIRHDVTEPLLVEVDQIYHLACPASPIFYKYNPVKTIKTNVIGTLNMLGLAKRVGARILLTSTSEVYGDPLVHPQEESYWGNVNPIGVRSCYDEGKRVAETLMFDYHRQHGIEIRIARIFNTYGPRMNIDDGRVVSNFIAQAIRGEPLTVQAPGTQTRSFCYVSDMVDGLIRLMQGENTGPINIGNPGEFTMTELAETVKELINPDVEISMVENTPDDPRQRKPNITKAKELLGWEPKIKLRDGLPLMEEDFRMRLGVPPKK, from the exons ATGTATATCTTATGCTCGGCAGATGAATTTTCCCAGCGTACCCACTCCGTCAAATCCAAATGTTTCGACCGCAATGTTCGCCGTTCAGTTACTAATAAAACACGAAAAATGCTATTCTCACCGACG GAATTCAAGACGAAACTGATAGCAATGGCCAAGGAAGCCTCAAATGGAGACAATCATGCTGCTACAAAACCACCTCCAACCCCATCTCCTTTAAGAAATTCCAAATTCTTTCAG TCCAATTTGAGAATTCTGGTCACTGGAGGAGCTGGATTCATTGGTTCTCACCTTGTGGACAAGTTgatggaaaatgaaaagaatgag GTGATTGTTGCGGATAACTACTTCACTGGCTCAAAGGACAACCTAAAGAAGTGGATTGGCCATCCAAGATTCGAGCTTATTCGTCATG ATGTCACTGAGCCATTGCTAGTAGAGGTTGATCAAATATATCATCTTGCTTGCCCTGCTTCTCCAATCTTCTACAAATACAACCCCGTGAAG acaattaaaacaaatgtGATCGGTACATTGAATATGCTGGGACTCGCAAAGCGAGTGGGAGCAAG GATTTTACTTACATCAACCTCAGAGGTGTATGGAGATCCCCTTGTGCATCCCCAGGAGGAAAGCTATTGGGGAAATGTAAACCCAATTG GAGTGAGGAGTTGTTACGACGAGGGAAAGCGTGTAGCTGAAACTTTGATGTTTGATTATCATAGGCAGCATGggattg AGATTCGGATTGCTAGGATCTTTAACACGTATGGGCCCCGCatgaatattgatgatgggCGTGTTGTCAGCAATTTCATAGCTCAAGCAATCCG TGGTGAGCCCCTGACTGTTCAAGCGCCAGGAACCCAAACACGGAGTTTCTGTTATGTCTCTGACATG GTTGATGGCCTTATTCGACTTATGCAAGGAGAGAACACTGGGCCCATCAATATAGGGAACCCAG GTGAATTTACAATGACTGAACTTGCGGAGACTGTCAAGGag CTTATCAATCCTGATGTGGAGATCTCAATGGTGGAGAACACACCAGATGATCCTCGCCAGCGAAAGCCAAATATCACAAAGGCTAAGGAGCTGCTAGGATGGGAACCAAAGATCAAGCTGCGTGATGGACTTCCCCTCATGGAGGAGGATTTCCGGATGAGGCTTGGAGTCCCCCCTAAGAAATGA